A window of the Oncorhynchus masou masou isolate Uvic2021 chromosome 13, UVic_Omas_1.1, whole genome shotgun sequence genome harbors these coding sequences:
- the LOC135552109 gene encoding thioredoxin-interacting protein-like, with protein sequence MVAMPKRVKTFEVIFSDASKAFYCSGDKVAGRIVVEVAEVTRVSAMRVLGIGCAKVEYAKGKQKCREQNEYLRYEEVVQLVDHPADHDGSVVLRPGNKYEYMFGFELPQQGQIVSSYKGKFGYVQYFVKALMDRPAQPALECKKHFEVEEPLDVNTPDLLSPTGGMKEKKVTCMFIPDGQVSLNAKIDRKGFCEGEDICICAKFENTCSRIVVPKAAIISKHTYQANGRTKVFRQKLSSVRGNHIISGMCDAWQGKTIRVPKIKPSMLGCNIIRVEYALMIYMHIPGSEKLILELPLVIGTAGLGSRTNSVSSTDGSVSNASASWVSLRMPSAPPSYCDVTRDCRLDQPLTPLLNDYDGDDSPIFMHSSAFQFPPLPAYSEVDEEFNGNTRMLQVC encoded by the exons ATGGTTGCTATGCCAAAGAGAGTGAAGACTTTCGAGGTCATTTTCAGCGATGCTAGCAAGGCTTTCTACTGCAGTGGAGACAAAGTAGCCGGGAGGATCGTGGTGGAAGTAGCGGAGGTGACCAGAGTCTCGGCTATGAGGGTACTCGGAATTGGATGCGCCAAAGTGGAATATGCCAAAGGAAAGCAGAAATGCAGAGAGCAGAATGAGTACTTGAGATACGAAGAAGTTGTTCAACTTGTTGACCACCCAGCTG ATCATGATGGATCAGTTGTCCTAAGACCTGGCAACAAGTATGAGTACATGTTTGGATTTGAGCTCCCCCAGCAAGG GCAGATTGTGTCTTCCTACAAGGGAAAGTTTGGCTATGTCCAGTACTTTGTCAAGGCCTTGATGGATAGGCCTGCTCAACCTGCCCTGGAGTGCAAGAAGCACTTTGAGGTGGAGGAGCCCCTGGATGTGAACACCCCAGATCTGCTG tcTCCTACAGGTGGCATGAAGGAGAAGAAGGTCACCTGCATGTTCATTCCCGACGGCCAGGTGTCCCTCAACGCCAAGATCGATCGCAAGGGGTTCTGTGAGGGCGAAGACATCTGCATCTGTGCCAAGTTTGAGAACACCTGCTCACGTATTGTGGTGCCCAAGGCAGCCATCATCTCCAAGCACACCTACCAGGCCAATGGCAGGACAAAGGTCTTCCGTCAGAAGCTCTCCTCTGTGCGTGGCAACCACATCATCTCCGGTATGTGCGATGCCTGGCAGGGCAAGACCATCCGTGTGCCCAAGATCAAGCCCTCCATGCTGGGCTGCAACATCATCCGTGTGGAGTACGCCCTCATG ATCTACATGCACATCCCAGGCAGCGAGAAGCTGATCCTGGAACTGCCGCTGGTCATCGGCACAGCTGGCCTGGGCAGCCGCACCAACAGCGTGAGCAGCACAGACGGCTCGGTCAGCAATGCCTCAGCCAGCTGGGTGTCCCTGCGCATGCCCTCTGCTCCCCCCAGTTACTGCGATGTCACCCGCGACTGCCGCCTGGATCAGCCCCTCACACCCCTGCTGAATGACTACGACGGCGACGACAGCCCCATCTTCATGCATTCCTCAGCCTTCCAGTTTCCACCCCTGCCTGCCTACTCTGAG GTTGATGAGGAGTTCAATGGCAACACTCGCATGCTGCAGGTCTGCTGA
- the LOC135552110 gene encoding thrombospondin-3b-like: MDMGRLMQSILLVSASLLLGFSRSSEMQVIDMLELHDAKQSASAVGKMSGALGFVSDLYLVSTLRLPPKLGGVLLGVYNKDDNRKYLEVALMGKVNKVLVRYVREDGKLHTVNLQNPGLSDGRTQSLILHVGGLRRNHLHMELYVNCRLADSAQALPSFVQLPSEAESVEIRNGQKAYARLQGSVDSLKMALGGSIAKAGILTDCPFQGDTYFQNSAGADVNAILGDHTKALIGQLIIFNQILGELREDIREQVKEMSLIRNTILECQACGFHEPHSRCEPNLCYKGVPCTETREYPGYRCGACPEGMTGNGTHCQDIDECAVARPCFSPEGCVNTAKGFTCEPCPVGFSGSLLSGVGVEFAKSHKQECTDVDECADLSNTCVPNSVCINTEGSFRCGLCKESFVGNQTVGCFLRRSCATLGFNPCDINGHCVIKGAAEVSCKCNVGWAGNGYTCGPDTDSDGYPDQPLPCIDNDYHCRADNCLNTPNSGQEDADGDGIGDQCDEDADGDGIQNVEDNCRLVSNKDQQNSDTDSYGDACDNCPNVPNGSQKDTDGNGAGDTCDNDIDGDGIPNVLDNCPKMPNPMQTDRDGDGVGDACDSCPEVNDPLQSDMDNDLVGDVCDTNQDMDGDGHQDSRDNCPDVPNSSQLDSDNDGIGDECDDDDDNDGIPDAGPPGPDNCRLIPNPSQTDTDRNGIGDMCENDFDNDSVIDLIDVCPESSEVTMTDFRAYQTVILDQEGEAQIDPNWIVLNRGMEIVQTMNSDPGLAIGITAFNGVDFEGTFHINTATDDDYVGFIFSYQDSSSFYVVMWKQMEQTYWQSLPFRAMAQPGLQLKAVKSRTGPGEYLRNALWHTGDTPGEVTLLWKDPRNVGWRDKTSYRWHLSHRPQVGYIRVRLYEGMTLVADSGVVVDTSMRGGRLGVFCFSQEQIIWSNLGYRCNDTVPEDYEFYRKQMHVRV, encoded by the exons TGATTGACATGCTGGAGCTGCACGACGCCAAGCAGAGTGCGTCCGCGGTGGGGAAGATGTCGGGGGCTCTAGGCTTCGTGTCGGACTTGTACCTGGTGTCCACTCTGCGACTGCCGCCCAAACTGGGAGGAGTGCTGCTGGGCGTCTACAACAAAGACGACAACAGGAAGTACCTGGAGGTGGCCCTCATGGGCAAGGTCAACAAAG TTCTGGTGCGCTATGTACGTGAGGACGGTAAACTCCACACAGTGAACCTCCAGAACCCCGGCCTCTCCGACGGACGCACCCAGTCCCTCATCCTCCACGTGGGTGGGCTCCGACGAAACCACCTCCACATGGAACTCTATGTTAACTGCCGATTGGCCGACTCAGCACAGGCCCTGCCGTCATTTGTCCAGCTCCCATCAGAGGCGGAGTCTGTGGAGATACGAAATGGGCAGAAGGCCTATGCCAGGCTACAG ggctcAGTGGACTCTCTGAAAATGGCTCTGGGTGGCTCCATAGCCAAAGCAGGAATCTTGACCGATTGTCCATTTCAGGGTGATACATATTTTCAAAATTCAG CTGGTGCCGATGTCAATGCCATTCTGG GTGACCATACCAAGGCTTTGATTGGCCAGCTGATCATCTTCAACCAGATCCTGGGTGAACTCCGAGAGGACATCAGGGAACAG GTGAAGGAGATGTCTCTGATTAGGAACACCATTCTGGAGTGCCAAGCGTGTG GCTTCCACGAGCCCCACTCTCGCTGCGAGCCCAACCTCTGCTATAAGGGTGTTCCCTGTACAGAGACCCGGGAGTACCCAGGCTACCGTTGTGGTGCCTGCCCAGAAGGCATGACGGGGAATGGCACCCACTGCCAGGACATTGACGAG TGTGCCGTAGCCCGGCCCTGTTTCTCGCCCGAGGGGTGCGTAAACACGGCCAAGGGCTTCACCTGTGAACCCTGTCCCGTCGGCTTCTCAGGATCCCTCCTCAGTGGGGTTGGGGTGGAGTTTGCCAAGAGCCACAAGCAG gagtgCACAGATGTGGATGAGTGTGCTGACCTCTCCAACACCTGCGTCCCCAACTCTGTCTGCATCAACACAGAG gGCTCGTTCAGGTGTGGTCTGTGTAAGGAGAGCTTTGTGGGCAACCAGACGGTGGGCTGTTTCCTGCGGAGGTCCTGCGCCACGCTGGGCTTCAACCCCTGCGACATCAACGGCCACTGTGTCATAAAGGGTGCTGCCGAGGTCTCCTGCAAG TGTAATGTGGGCTGGGCAGGAAATGGGTATACGTGTGGTCCAGACACAGACAGCGACGGCTACCCCGACCAGCCTCTCCCCTGCATAGACAATGACTATCACTGTCGAGCT GACAATTGTTTGAACACACCCAACTCTGGCCAGGAAGACGCAGACGGAGACGGTATAGGTGACCAGTGTGATGAAGATGCGGACGGAGACGGAATCCAGAACGTGGAG GACAACTGCCGCCTGGTCTCCAACAAGGACCAACAGAACTCTGATACAGACTCATATGGGGACGCGTGTGACAACTGTCCCAATGTTCCCAATGGCAGCCAGAAGGACACCGACGGAAACGGGGCTGGCGACACCTGTGACAATGACATTGATGGGGATG GTATCCCAAACGTGCTGGACAACTGTCCCAAGATGCCCAACCCTATGCAGACGGACCGAGACGGGGATGGAGTGGGAGACGCATGTGACAGCTGCCCAGAAGTCAACGACCCCttgcag TCTGACATGGACAATGACCTGGTGGGAGATGTGTGTGACACCAACCAGGATAT GGATGGGGACGGCCACCAGGACTCCAGGGACAACTGTCCAGACGTCCCTAATAGCTCTCAGCTGGACTCAGACAACGACGGCATCGGCGACGAATGCGACGATGACGACGACAACGATGGCATTCCAGATGCTGGACCTCCCGGGCCGGATAACTGCCGGCTCATCCCCAACCCCagccagacagacactgaca GAAATGGCATTGGTGACATGTGCGAGAATGACTTTGACAATGACTCAGTGATAGACTTGATTGACGTGTGTCCAGAGAGCTCTGAGGTCACAATGACCGACTTCAGAGCCTATCAGACGGTCATCCTGGACCAGGAGGGCGAAGCCCAAATCGACCCCAACTGGATAGTGCTCAATCGG GGTATGGAAATTGTTCAAACCATGAACAGTGACCCTGGTTTGGCCATAG GCATCACAGCCTTTAATGGGGTAGACTTTGAGGGGACGTTCCACATCAACACGGCCACGGACGATGACTATGTGGGCTTCATCTTCAGCTACCAGGACTCGTCCAGCTTCTACGTGGTCATGTGGAAACAGATGGAGCAGACCTACTGGCAGTCGCTGCCTTTTAGGGCCATGGCCCAGCCAGGCCTGCAACTGAAG GCAGTTAAGTCACGGACGGGTCCCGGTGAATACCTCCGTAATGCCCTGTGGCACACGGGCGACACCCCGGGTGAAGTCACCCTGCTGTGGAAGGACCCCAGGAATGTGGGCTGGAGGGACAAGACATCTTACCGTTGGCACCTCAGCCACCGCCCGCAGGTGGGCTACATCAG GGTGAGGCTGTATGAAGGCATGACATTGGTGGCAGACTCTGGCGTGGTGGTGGACACCTCAATGAGGGGCGGGAGGCTGGGCGTCTTCTGCTTCTCCCAGGAGCAAATCATCTGGTCCAACCTGGGCTATCGCTGCAACG ATACTGTACCAGAGGACTATGAGTTCTACCGCAAGCAGATGCACGTCAGGGTGTGA